In the genome of Streptomyces aquilus, the window CGGGACACCATCTACCGGCGGATCATGAGCCGGGGCTGGTCGGAGGCACGCCAGGCGTTCGTGCAGCACGAGGACGGCGACGTGCTGGACGCGGCCGTGCTGATGATGCCGCTGTCGAAGTTCATCGCACCGACCGACCCCAAGTGGCTGTCCACGCTGGACGCGTTGACCCAGGAGCTGGTCTCCGACTCGCTGGTCTACCGCTACGACCCGCTGGCCAGCCCGGACGGACTGCGCGGCGACGAGGGCACGTTCTCGATCTGCTCGTTCTGGTACGTCGAGGCGATGGTGCACGCCGGCCGGGTCGACGAGGCACGGCTCGCCTTCGAGAAGATGCTGACGTACGCCAACCATCTCGGCCTGTACGCCGAGGAGATCAGCCACACCGGTGAGCAACAGGGCAATTTCCCGCAGGCGTTCACCCATCTCGCGCTGATCAGCGCGGCGTTCAACTTGGACCGGGCGCTGGGCTGAACAGGGACCTGGGGCGCAGGTCCGTCCAGTTGGTCTCGACATAGGCCAGGCAGGCGTCCCGGGTGTTCTCCTCGAAGACGACCGTCCAGCCGCCGGGGACCTCGGCGAACGAGGGCCAGAGCGAGTGCTGGCCCTCGTCGTTCACCAGGACCAGGAAACGGCCTTCGGTGTCGTCGAACGGGTTGGTGCTCATGTCGAGTACCTCCTGCGGACGTCAACATTAGGTTAGGCTCGCCTAATTGGATCGAGCCTAGCTTTTCGCGTTCTCGCCGACAAGGAGTCGCCCATGGCCCAGCGGACCCTCGGCTTCGGCGAGTTCGGGCTGTCGGGCGAGCCCGGGTCCGAGGCGTTCTGGGCGAAGGCGAGAGGGCCGCTCTCGGTGCCCTCCGGTGACGGCGGATGGGTGACCTTGTTCCTTTGGCGCGGGTCCGAGGCGAGCGTCGGCTTCGAGAGCTGGTCGGACCGGGTGGCGTTGCGCCGGTGGGGCGACACGGACTGCTGGTACGCCGAGGTGCGCATGCCCGAACGACTGCGGGTCACCTACCAGTTCCTCGTCGAGGGCACCGCGTACGCCGACCCGTTCAACCCGGCGGGCGCGGGCGGCGACCGGTCCATCGCGGCCACGCCGGACGCCCCGCCCCAGCCGCACTGGCCCGACCTCGGCGCCGACGACGTCCTGCCGCTGCCCCGCACCCGGCTGCGCTGGGCCGGGGAACGCCTCGGTGGGCGCCGTACCGTACGGGTCCATCCGGTGGGCGGCGGCGGGCCGTTGGTGCTGCTGCTGGACGGCGACGACTGGCTGCATCTGCAACCGGCCATGACCGCCTTCGAGTCGGCGTTCGCCAGTGGTGACATGCCTCCCGTCACACTGGTCTTCCTTCCGGCCAAGGACCGGAGGACCGAGTACGCGTGCCGGCCCGAGCTGTGGCAGGCCGTACGGGACGAACTGCTGCCGCTCGTCGCGGAGTCGGGCGTGCCGGGCGACCCGGAGCGGCTGGTGGTCGCCGGGCAGAGCCTCGGCGGGCTCAGCGCCCTGTACGCGGCGCTGGAGTTCCCCGAGCTGGTGTCGCACGTCGCCTGTCAGTCGGGCTCGTTCTGGTGGACGCCGGGTGCGATGGAGTCGGCGGATCCGTTCGGCGGCCCGGTGGGCGGCAGCATCGCCGAGCGCCTGCACGGGCTTCCCGATCTGTCCGGGCTGCGGGTCGCCTTCGACGTGGGCGAGCACGAGACGCCGATGCTGCCGCACTGCTCCCTCGTCGAGTCCCTCGCCGAGCGGTGCGGCGCCACCGTACGGGTCTCACGGTCGCCTTCGGAGCACGACCGCGCCGGGTGGCGGCACGCGCTGCTCAGGGATGTCGCCTGGGCGCTGGGCTGACGGGACGGCGCACATTGACGGACCCGGTCAGCGCGCCACCGCCGCGCAGTAACCCGCGTCCGTAGCCAGCAAGTCGCGGTGGGTGCCCTCGGCCGTGATCACACCGCCGTCCAGGACGAGGACGCGGTCGGCGGCGTCCAGCAGGGCGGGGCTGCTGGTGATGACGAGGGTGGTCCGACCGCGGCGGAGCCTGGTGATGTTGCGGGCGATGAGCTGTTCGGTGACCGCGTCGACGGCGGTCGTGGGGTCGTGCAGCACCAGGATGTCGGAGTCGGCGGCCAACGCGCGGGCCAGG includes:
- a CDS encoding alpha/beta hydrolase-fold protein; this translates as MAQRTLGFGEFGLSGEPGSEAFWAKARGPLSVPSGDGGWVTLFLWRGSEASVGFESWSDRVALRRWGDTDCWYAEVRMPERLRVTYQFLVEGTAYADPFNPAGAGGDRSIAATPDAPPQPHWPDLGADDVLPLPRTRLRWAGERLGGRRTVRVHPVGGGGPLVLLLDGDDWLHLQPAMTAFESAFASGDMPPVTLVFLPAKDRRTEYACRPELWQAVRDELLPLVAESGVPGDPERLVVAGQSLGGLSALYAALEFPELVSHVACQSGSFWWTPGAMESADPFGGPVGGSIAERLHGLPDLSGLRVAFDVGEHETPMLPHCSLVESLAERCGATVRVSRSPSEHDRAGWRHALLRDVAWALG
- a CDS encoding MbtH family protein codes for the protein MSTNPFDDTEGRFLVLVNDEGQHSLWPSFAEVPGGWTVVFEENTRDACLAYVETNWTDLRPRSLFSPAPGPS